The genomic stretch TTCTCAGGCGATGTACCAAACACCTCTAAGAAAAACTGGCAAGAATCTCAAAAAGGCCAATCCTCCTTGAGTTCCTTCCCATTCACAACAGGCGCCTGCGCCGGGATCATCATTCCGTAGATGCGTGCCCACTGGTCGGTTGTGTTGCTCCAGCTATGCATCGTAGCTCGCTGAACGACCATATCGCCCTCGTTCAACGTTACTTGCGAGCCATCGTCCAGGCTCAAAACAACGCTTCCTTTGCCCACTATCACGTAGTCGAGCGTGATAGAGCGATGGAACACTCCCTCTGCTTTTGGGGGAATATCATAAGCGGAGACCCCAGTGCCTGTGGGAGGCCAACTCCGCGGTGATAGTGCTGCATCTTCGGAGCCATTGACGTTTGCGGGATGCTCGCTCGTTGACCACAGTATCGTCAAGTTGTTACCTCCCACAGGCTGGGGGGTAAGGTGGGAGTCGAAGGCTACTGTTGCCTGGCCGTTAGGGTTGTGGCCAGTCACGACTCGGCGGGGAGGCGGTAGGGATGGTGCTGTAGAGTCAGACATATTTTTATAATATGGAAATAGTTATGAACGATGATACTTGGTTCTATGGTAGTAGCACGGGTTTTGGTTGACTTCTTAACTGCGAAGAGGCGAATTTTAAATCCGGTGTAAAGTCCGACAGCTGCAAATTGCTGACCATTTTAATTGCTATCGACCCACAACCTCAATTTTTCATATATACAGGGTTTCGGAAGTATGTCTCCCTGGTGGAGCATGGTTGTATATCTATCTCGGTCATATCCAGAGAAGGTCTGCATACTGGTTTAATTAACGGAATTAAAGATTTGCCCGGAGTTATGCGGGAGAACCATCGGGGGTATATAAGGGGATTGCCCATTTGTACTCACTATTGTTGTTAGAGATATTCGATTAATCTATACTCGTGTACGAAGACCTCATTGTTATTAACAACAGTGCAATGGCATCCACCAATGTTAATATCATCTTTGGGGCCATGACCGTCGGCCAAGCAGGTACGTTATCACGCCCGTGCATCAACCGAATGACTGAATATTAGCGGTGTATTAGGGCTAGATGGCTGCCGACAAACCACGCCTGAAGAAGTTAAAGACGTTCTAGATGTCTTCCAACGACATGGACACAGCGACATCGACACTTCCCGCGCCTACGGCAACGGCACCTCTGAATCTCTCCTCGGGGAAAGTCGTTGGCAGGAGAGGAACTTACGCATACACACGAAAGTATATCCAACAGCAAACTACGGGGCAATTCCCGATGCTTACACGCTCGGAGCTGAAGATCTGCGACGAGCACTCAACCGAAGTCTTGAAGCGCTAAAGACGGACAGTGTGGACCTCTGGTACCTTCACGCGCCGGACCGCAACACACCGCTCGAAGTCTCAATGCAAGAGGTGGACAAATTACATCGTGAAGGAAAATTCAAACGTCTTGGAATCAGTAATTTCATGTCCTGGGAAGTCGCCCAGATGTGTGAAATTTGCGGCCGTCATGGTTGGATTCGTCCCTCAGTCTACCAAGGCATCTACAACCCCCTTCACCGAGCGATTGAGGCTGAGTTGCTTCCCTGCCTTCGTCATTACAATATTGCTCTATATGGCTTTCAACCCTTGGCAGGTGGCCTACTTACCGGTCGTTACAATCTTGAGACGACCTCCTTTGACGCCGGTGCACGGTACGATCCCAACAATAAGCAAAGCTCTACGATGAATGACCGCTACTGGAACAAGACGACATTCGCGGCACTAGAGATTATTCAAGCAGCTGCTCAAAAACATGGTCTCACCGTTGCTGAGTGCGCTTACCGTTGGCTGGTACACCACTCTGTCTTGGATAAAAAGCACGGCGATGCCTTGATCATCGGAGCGAGCAGTGTCAAGCAATTAGAAGGTAATTTGGCTGATTCAGAGAAAGGACCTCTTCCTGAGGATGTAGTGCAAGCGATGGAGCAGGCATGGCAGCTCATACAGGAGCCGATCCGAAAATACTGGCATTAGAATGAGTTAATCCTGTTCCTCTGGGGACCCAAAAGTCATATGAGGAAGTTTATCTATATGGAGTGCATATAGGCTATACTTTTATATTATTAGTAATAAAAATACAATTTACCACAAAGAAACCCTCCCAATTCCCGTACCCTTCAATTATAAGATTAAATGACGAGAACCCATGTCAGCGATGTCTCAGAACTATCCGGGATGAACAGTCATCTCAACAGATCATTACTCATTACCTCATCCATTGTGCCTTGGGTCAGGCAAGCTGGCATTCTATGCCTAGCGGGCTACAACCGAAATAAATCCTTGCCACTATTTCCCAGGCCCTGCCGTTGCATGACACAGGAGATAAACACAATGCAACCTCGGTTGGCACCAGGCACTTTGGCTGTAagacttcttcttggttaGGTGAACGAGGGATCAACTGCCGTAGAGTTAACATCATTCCGGAGAAATCCAAAGCATGTGAAGATATACGGTAAGACATTATATTGGAAGCGTTTCAATCTATCGCCAGATGCGGAAGCTATATGGAGTTGGCGTCTGCACGTCGGCCTACATGCCTTAAAAGTGCTGAGCCATATTGAAATTAATCTAGCACTGCTCCTACAAGGGAGCACTGCTGCGTATGTCAGAAATGAACCGACGACAATCCTGCAGATCATAAGAGTGTTTCTTGTTTGCCAGATATTTCGCCTGCGTAAACGCTGCCTTTTTCAGTATAGAATACGGACGCCCGCCATgataggaaaagaatacGGATACGATAGACCTCCTTAGCCACATACAGCAATGATCGACCACTCAGAACCCGGGGTAGCCGAACTCATCTGCTATCTTTATACTTAGATCCTAGAGAAGAGGTTTCCACTGTGGATCAGACCCCTGTTGAGCGGAAGAAGTGGTAACCGATCGTTTCCACATCGCAGATTATAAAAATGGAGGtcagctcttcctccacttTGGTGTTCAACATCCATCGCATCGTCCAAAATGCATGTTGTCGCAAGTACCACTGCTTTTCTGGGCGTCGTTTCTACTGTTGCTGGGGTACACCATGTCAACAGAGACACCAGTCAACAGATCCTAAAACCACCCGTACCAGAGCCTATTGTCGTCACCGAGCTTCCCTTGCCTCCTGTCGCCGACAGTAAGGAGGGCTCTTGTACTCCCGAAATTAGCCCTCACAGGACCGGTTGTCTACTCAAATCCTCCCAGATTCAGAGTGGAAATTTCCTTCCTGACAACAATCATGTCCTTGTCAGCTTAAACTTCTCAGGggctccagcagctccagatCCGGCTAGCATTTATAATGGTACCCATTTGACTCTGATAAAGGCTGATGGGACCAACTTTCCTAGTGGTGACCCATGGAAGTGTATTACCTGCGGCGTGccggaagaaaacaaggtcGGCAGCACAGAACTTTCGCCATATCCTCAGGCGTTTTTGGATGGCAAGAGGGCCTTGATTGGGACCAACATCGTTGATTGTGGCTCGGCGCTGCTTTCAAGTTCAGACTGTACACCGGATAAAGTGCATATCTACCCAATCCGCTGGAATGTCAAGGCAGATGGCTCAGGTTCCGGAGGGAATATACGAGAATTGCGCCTACATCCGGACAATGTGCACTTAGGGTTCAACTCCTTCACGTTCTCTAATGGTCAACTAGGACAGTTTGGCTACTTTAGTCGACTGCAGTTTAACCCAGCCCCGAAGACTGGCGAACCTCGCTCAGCCCGATATGATCTGGTTAACGTTACCAGACTCTATAACCCGGACAGCCCACAGCCTATCAGCGCAAAAGGCAACGAGTTATTGTTTAACCGATCGGCTATTGCCGTCGGTGAGCTTCGAGGATTTACCGGACGTGGCAAAGAAGTCACATATATCGGCAACCCTGTCGAGTCATGCAACATCGACGTATTCGCTGCCGACCTGACAACCGGAAAGGTCCGTCGGATTACAGATCACCCCGAGTATGTCGATCCGATGGATGTCTCTCCCGACGACAAGTGGCAAGTTATCCTCGATACCCGAGGGACCGGTCGACAGATGTTCATGGCCGGCATGCGCGGTATTCCACCGATCATCGACCTGATAGCTACTACGGTCGCATCCTCTACTCGCAACAACGGCCCTCGGCGATTTTTCCGACCTTGGCTCCTGGACCACGATGGGGACCGTGGAGACTACTATGGCCAGCAAATCAACGGGGACGGTGACGGCAGCCCGGGAAGCATCAACGACCCTAACTGGAACGCCGGGGCAGATCCAAAGTGGTCCCACGACGGCACGCGCATAGCATACTTCGAGAACCTggttgtttctccttcttgtGGCGGACAGAACCCGCTGCCTTGCCCTAACTCCACTGAACCAGGTGGTCGTGTCACCCGCCTGATGCTTGCTCACCTGACCAGCCGCGAGCCGCTCGATCTTGAACCCGTTGCTCCTGTCTCTGATGAAGTTCCCTGGGGTGTTCCATACGTGCCCGAGAGTGCTCTACCAGACCGTCCCTTTCCAGCTGAAGGAAATTACACCTTGAAGGGAGAGGTGTCAGGCTCAGCTTCTGTGTCAATCATTCATGACAAGACCATTCCAGCAGCGATCAAAACTATCGCAGTCACCTATCGCAACTATTCCGATGATGGGTTGCATGTTATCGCAGGGTCTGAAAGATTCACCAATACTGTCGCATCCATGACAATAAACAAGGTCGACTGGTTTTCCGACCTTACGTCTACCGGACAAGTGACCGGAAGCAAGAAGACCAGTCCCGGTGGGTTCCATCTGGAGATTGATGCTATGACTAACATCTTCATGGCAAACGGAACCTTGACAACCACTATCGATGGAAAGGTCTGGAAGCAGCCGGCAAATGGGACTTGGTCACTGGTCATGTTCTATCAATCACAGTGATTGCGTCTGATGACTATGGGAAATCGTCCTGCCTCGAGTCAAGGGGACTTGCTGTGATACCAGCGCTTGTATATAACTAGTTGAGGCAGCTTTGCCTGTACATATTCTGTATGAAGGACATGGGAAACACAGGATGGTCAATTACCAGTTATTTACCACGATGCACTTATGATCTCCCACCATccctactactactataaGAAAATCGAGGTACAAAAATGTATCCATGTCAATTACTCAATTTCCCCACAAAGCTTTTCCAGTTGCTTGCTTCCATGGTTCACTTTCTGCAAGAACGTTTGGAGCCATTGGCATATCAGAAACGGAACAATAAATCTATAATCTTACGAGTCATATGCATAGCAGGCCGCTACAGAGTACATTTCCATATAACTTCCCCATACTTCTCACAAAAGAGGTGATTCCCCTAAGATTTCACCAGTAGCCCACGCAAACAAGTACTCCAACCAAGAATAATCTCGCATCTTAATCCCTACACACAAACATGCTTCTAGAACTATGCCCGCCTCGTCAATATTCCTACAATAGGTAAGACCGACGTCCCGTATAGCGCGCTCGCACGGTGCCACTACGTATACCCCATAACGCCTTGGAAAATCCACGTCCCACTTATAATGGAGAGAAAGTTCTACACAATATTCCAAATAGGCAACCCGACAACACTCGAATCCGTCTAGTGCGAAATGAATCCTTGGATGTGCACTACCAACACTTTCAATAGATCCTGCTTGTTCCAGGCTCCATGGTTCAAGTCTTCAAGCTCCACTTTTGCTTCCGATTCCCACGTGCGGATCTACTCGGAGGAAAATGTCATGCAGAAGGTTCCTGATTAAGTTGGCTTGGTATGTTCTTTTATGCTGTGCTTTTACATTATTGATGACTTTTGGTTGCGTGGGCTACTTGTTCTATGTTGGGTGCGAAATTATGTACGATTGTCGGTATGAAGATAAGGGCATCTATGCATAGAATTGATTCAAAAGAAGAGGGCAAAACAGGTGAGGCTTACATCAAACATGAAGGGCATGAAGGGACTTAGGGTTGTGTTGGAGTATCCGAAAGAACACACACGTTTCTCTACCGTGTTTTTATTACGTGTTGGCTCCTCATAACAGCCGGAATGATAGTTAGTGGAGGGGCAAAAAAATCGATAAACACGAAGAGGCGTCGAGAGAGGCGTCGAGAGAAAGCGCGAGATCCACACCAACAGATCCATATCGCCACGAGGGAGTTGGCGCTAGAAAccacaaaaaagaatgagaagcGCGCCTGTAGAAAATATTTGCTAATGATGGCACTGCCGAAAAAACCAACCAGTGGCTAGCGAAcggcttttcttctccgagGGTGGGACCCGATGGCCAAGCACTATAATTCATTAGATCAAGGCCCAGTTTATCGCTACCACGTGGCTGAGACAATCGATTAGCCGATGTCAAAAAGTTTCTGTGGGACTCCCTTGGGTAAAGCAGAATGGAGAAtcggaggaaaagaacggTAGGATTCGAAATCGAACTAGGGTTAAGGAGGCCAAACgtggatttcttcttccggacGGGTCCCGAAAgcataaaataaaattaagAGTCTAGTTTAAATAGCCGCGgattttcttcatcccctTATTTCTCCTCTTCGGTTCACCATATACTCCTTTCTTGAAGGGATTTCACCATGGGCGTCATCTGGGATCTTCTTGAGCGGGCAGCCTGCCTTGCTGTCACTGCTGTCGCTCTTTTGGAGGGCCGCGCTGGTGCCACTTTCCAAGGCACGCCCTCGGTCTTGACCGAGCAAGGTCTTGTCAAGGGATTTGTGGAGAACGGCACCAATGTTTTCCTGGGAATCCCTTTTGCGCAGTCGACTGCTGGTGAGAATCGGTGGAAGGCTCCTCAGAGCTTGGGCAAGTCCGCCACGGCTGAATTCGATGCGACCTCCTATGGCCCTTCCTGTGCGCAGGCTATGTCCGGCAGCGCCATCGTTGCTCAGGGCGAGGACTGCTTGAACCTGAATGTATTTTATCCTGTATTTATATTGTTTGCTACTATTGAATACTGACCAAATCGTTTTCTACAGATCTGGACCCCTCAGAATGGCTCTAACCTTCCCGTGAGTTCCTCATATTTTCACCGGGACTTCTATAGAGGATTGGCTAACAAATGCACAGGTCTTTGTCTACATCTATGGCGGTGCAATGGTTACTGGTGGCAACAGCAATGCTCAGTGGCAAGGATACAACTTCGCTCGCAAGGATGTGATCTACGTGAACGTTAACTACCGTGAGAGCATTTATGCTTCTCCCTACGCTCCCGAGCTCGAAGGCCAATCGCAGAACTTTGGCATTCTCGATGTCGAGATGGCCTTGCAGTGGGTTTACGACAACATCAGAGGTATGTAGAAAGCATTCTTGTCCCTTGGTTATGCGTTAACATCATTGCAGGATTTGGTGGCGATAAGACCCGCATTGTTTTAGGTGGTCACTCCTCCGGCGCTGTTCATGTAAGTAATTCACAAATCCTTCGGTTCCAATGGCCATTCGACGCGGAAGATTGTCCCGGTGGCTAATTTGATCGCGATGTAGGTTGATCATTACTTGTGGAATCATCCCGAGACATTCCTGGCGGGTGCGATCGAAATGTCCGCCAATGCCGAGTCGGGGCCCGCCATCGCCCCTGCCGGCGTCGCCTTGACTCAAGTGGCTCAGGACATTGAAGCCGCCGGTGTTACACTCAGCTGTGACTCCAGCAACCCTACCCTGGATTGTCTTCGTGAAGTGGATGTGTACTCGATCCAGACGTCCTACTTCAATTCGACCTCCAACACCTGGTTCTCTCCGATCGTGGACAACATCACCCGCTTCTCTGACTACAAGTCGCGCTTCGCGGCTGGCAACTACCCCAAGTCGCTTCCCTTGATCGTCGGCAACTCCGACCAGGAGGGCAAGCTCTTCGGTATGGTTTACTCCAGTGAGAACACCAATTTCTCCCAATGGATTAACACCTTCGATGCCGACATGGCTCACGTGCCTGATGACGAGCTCCTGGCCGCCTACAACGCCTCGGACTATGAAACGGTGTCCCTCATGAGCGGTGCCTCGTACGGAGACGCTCGATTCTTCTGTCCCACTGACTACTTGATCGACGTCCGTGCGAACGAGCAGCCTACCTGGGTGTACCGTTGGTTCGGTGACTACGACAACGTCATTGGCATCCCAGGAATCGGCGCATCGCACGGAAGCGAAGTGCCATTCTTCCACGGAGGCAATGAGTGTTTCTCGAAACTGACCGACGTTACAGAGGCGGAGCAGGCGTTGGCTGATTACATGAATAACTGGTTTGTTGCCTGGATCAAGAACCCCAGCGCTGGACCGGGCTGGGACCAAGCCAAGCCCACCAACGGACCCTTGGCGAAGCTCGGAGTTCCTGGCAACGAGCTGGCCATTGAAATCGGAAGTACCGGCGATTACAACGCCCGGTGCCAGTCCGTGTTCAATCCCAACATCCCCAAGTACCCCGTGGTCCAGAACCCGGTCACCCTGGCCGAGTCCTCCTAAATTTCTTATCATCGGCAATTAGACATTAGCATAAAGCATTAATAGACATATACCCATTTCACAGGTTTAATTAATTGTCaataataaattaaaacaTCAGTACTATCGGTATTTGCGCGTCTTACTCCATATCAAATTTCCCACGCAGGTGGATACCAATACGAAGGATTGCCTGATCCTCAGGCAGACCAGAGGACCAGACCTTTTCTACATTCACGCTAAGAAAAATCGTGCATGAAGAATCTCGTGTAGAAGGATCGATTCAGGTACAGCGCCACGTGTTCCACTTTAGGAATGGATCTTCACCTCGAGCTAGCGATCAATTGGACGTTAGATGGTGGGGCAAAGGACCAATCGCTCCAGAATCACGGACGATTCGTTATTGAAAACATTTTTTGGTCGTCGGTAGGGTAGCACCCCTAGCTAACCCTAACTTTGTTCAAAGTTCAACCACCTTGTTCCCGTGTATATATTTGGAAATAGCTTCAAGAAATCCTTTACAATGTAGCATAGAGACCTTAACTAAAACTATAAATTGGATTACTCGGCGGCAGACTCGGAAAGGATCCGggtaggaaaagaaaaacctaGCAGGTTAACGGGACAgttgtactccgtaccagAAGTCATTATGCCGAAGTTTTCCCATTTATTCTTGACTGCCTAGTCTCTGTCTTGGGGCCTCGGCATATGGAATTTCTAGAATAGCGCTCCATCCAGATCGATCGTTGTCCCTGCATTGGTGTGTTGAACTCGCTTGATCTAACTGTTTTCGTGTTTTCTCCTGTCTCTAGATTGCCTCCTTTCTGTTGGTTTCTAGTGTCGGTCGCCTCTTCCTATATCGTAAATATCTCCATGTCGCACTATCGTGTATACATAGCCCGGTTGGGACCTATTAGATTTATCCCATGAGCTAATATTTGACTCTCATGATGCAGATCTGTGCAGGGCAAGAAGTGTATTTGTAAGACTCAGACATAGAGAATAGTGTCGTTGGCTGGTTTGTAAGGCGCcgagaaaagggaaattaaaTGCGTTCCGAAATCACAGCACATCTCGGAGGCTATGTAACCTCGCGTCTCAGGTTGGAGATTTGGAGTAGGGTAGTGATTTCATGATCCAAGCCCTATGCTTCCGGCACTGTCCGCATCCGGTAAACCAGACATACTTTGAGTGGAAACATCTCCACTCCATCCAGCCTCCCGAGATGTCGGAACCGTGGAAGTTTAAGCAGACTATTAGGCCCTTCCAAGCATGCCACTCGCTCGTGGAAAATACATCCCCATGCCTGCCCAATAGCGCCGGCGATTCCCTAGCAGGCTCCAGCACTGTCTAGGAATAAGCTTCGCCATCGTTAGATTTCTCTATCGACCCATGCTATCTGGACCAGTGGGAGAGAGGAATCGATTCCCTGTCCGCAGGCAAGATTCCACAACCTGTAATGGAGGTCGCAAAAACAGGTCCATATTATCAAGGTTGGCATTGTTAAAATTTCTGTCTTTCGCACACTAACCTTACAATTGAAGGTCCCTTCGCTCCCTTTTGCCGCCCAAACGGTATTCACTCGTTCCGGCTGTTTAAATGGCAGTCGGTCCCTCGTTCGCTCGTTCATAACGGTGGGAACGACTGCAGATCGTCCCCATGGCTCACCCGGGAGTCGGACAGGTGGTATgtgcttttttatttccctcttCCGCAATTGATCGGCACGGGCAACCGGTGAACTGACGATCACTTTGTCGCGTATATTATAGGTCGGATGGTACATCTGTACGGTTGTCGCTTGTGCTTTTTTCGTTACACGATTAGTTGTGCGATGGCGGAGGTTCAGCAAGTTTTACGTCGACGACTACCTCGTCGCGGCGGCCTGTCTGTGTTTGATCGGTGATCTGATCATTCAGCATTTCATGTTCAATTGGGGTAAGTTGTGGTTGCGCTGGGAGATGCATGGCAAGGGTTCTGATAGTTCTTTGCTGTTTAGGCATGACGGACATGGCCAATGCGTCAAAGTCGGATATGGTCAATATGATGAAGGTTAGTGCAGCTTGGATAACGGATTTGTCGCATCGCACGCTGACCGTTGGTTATAGATGATCATTCCAGGGTCTACTCTTTATGTGACTTCTCTGTGGTTGATCAAGGCTGGCATGGTTCGTACCCTTTCGCATTCTTGAccagatggagaaaagggcTGTTGACTAACTAGTTGTGCATGCAGGTTTGCTTCTACAAACGTCTGGCGGATCGAACCCACTACCAACGAATCTACAATGTTGTCCTCGCCTTGCTTGCCGCTACGTGGCTCACTatcttcctcaacatcatcttcaagtGCTTTCCTGTCGACCGCATTTGGGATATGGATAACCCGGACCGTGCGCTTTTCCCAATATGAACACCGGTAGATGGGCGCAAGCTAACAATACACAGGGGCATGTTCCAATAAACAGACCCGGGTCAATTACTGGATCACCATTTTGTGTACGTTGTCGCAGCCTACACACTCTTTCACATAAGAAACCCTCACTAACGTCAATTCCACCAACAACAGTCAACATCTTCAGTGATGTAATCAGTGAGTTACCCATGACCAACCATGCAACCCTACAATAAACTAACAACCACGCCAGTCATCTGTCTCCCAATCTCCCAAGTCCTCCGAATCCGCATGCCTTTCAAACAAAAGCTCGGTGTTATGtccatcttcctcttgggtatcctcgtcgtcatcacaAGCAGTACGtccttccctccccaaaCTCCCCTTCCAACCCCAACTCAAAGAACTCAACCCCGAACTAACCAACTCAAAAAAAAACAGTAATCCGCGCAATCTTCGCCTggcaaaacaaacaaatgATAACCTGCACGGTCTCAATGATCGAAACCGCAATCGCCATAATCGCCAACTCCCTCCCCGTCCTCCGGacccttttttttggttcGAAGTCTCGCAGCGGGACCTACtacaacaacagcagccgAGCATACGAGCTCTCCCACTCCAACGGTCCAGCGAAACAGGGACCCCTGAATAAGGTGACGGCGTCGGTGGCCTCGAACGTCGTTACGGATGGCCATGGTACGCCGACGGGGCTGTCGAGACATGATTCTGAGGATgagttggtcaaggatgCGGCTTGTCCGCCGGTGGATGATCATGCGGGGATTTCGGTTACGACGGAGTATCATGTTTTTCATGGGAGGTATTCTAGTCCTAGTGTTAATGGGAGGTAGTgagccttttttttcttgggtgtTGCTGTGTTGCTGTGGCAGGGGGGTTGTAGGGGTTGTATGGGTGGTAGTAATTTATATGAGTTTATGTATATGTCTGTATATGTGTGCTATGAGGTTAATGTAATTATGTATGAATGGATGGATACTATCAGGGATAAAGTGTCCAAGGCGCGACTCAGCAGCCATATGGTTTTGGTCGACTGGTAGCGACAGATACTGATTGTCAGGTTTAGTGTCTGTGAAGGTCCTGCCATGTATCGGGGCATCAATGTCTAGTATGTCAGGATATGTCTGTAGAAACCTCCCATTATCAAATTGCGTTGTACCAGCTTAACAGCCATCGCTTAAGCATTGAATAACAATGATGCTACaaacgaggatgatgcaTGGCAAGGACGGTGGCACCAAGCCGACCAGTAACTTAGCTTCTCTCGGACAGACGCAGCTATGGTATGTATAATGACACTACGGCATATCCAAACCTTTAATAATGGTTGTTATCATCTTTATCTTGCTGCAA from Aspergillus oryzae RIB40 DNA, chromosome 1 encodes the following:
- a CDS encoding uncharacterized protein (predicted protein); this translates as MHVVASTTAFLGVVSTVAGVHHVNRDTSQQILKPPVPEPIVVTELPLPPVADSKEGSCTPEISPHRTGCLLKSSQIQSGNFLPDNNHVLVSLNFSGAPAAPDPASIYNGTHLTLIKADGTNFPSGDPWKCITCGVPEENKVGSTELSPYPQAFLDGKRALIGTNIVDCGSALLSSSDCTPDKVHIYPIRWNVKADGSGSGGNIRELRLHPDNVHLGFNSFTFSNGQLGQFGYFSRLQFNPAPKTGEPRSARYDLVNVTRLYNPDSPQPISAKGNELLFNRSAIAVGELRGFTGRGKEVTYIGNPVESCNIDVFAADLTTGKVRRITDHPEYVDPMDVSPDDKWQVILDTRGTGRQMFMAGMRGIPPIIDLIATTVASSTRNNGPRRFFRPWLLDHDGDRGDYYGQQINGDGDGSPGSINDPNWNAGADPKWSHDGTRIAYFENLVVSPSCGGQNPLPCPNSTEPGGRVTRLMLAHLTSREPLDLEPVAPVSDEVPWGVPYVPESALPDRPFPAEGNYTLKGEVSGSASVSIIHDKTIPAAIKTIAVTYRNYSDDGLHVIAGSERFTNTVASMTINKVDWFSDLTSTGQVTGSKKTSPGGFHLEIDAMTNIFMANGTLTTTIDGKVWKQPANGTWSLVMFYQSQ
- a CDS encoding cupin domain-containing protein (predicted protein), which encodes MSDSTAPSLPPPRRVVTGHNPNGQATVAFDSHLTPQPVGGNNLTILWSTSEHPANVNGSEDAALSPRSWPPTGTGVSAYDIPPKAEGVFHRSITLDYVIVGKGSVVLSLDDGSQVTLNEGDMVVQRATMHSWSNTTDQWARIYGMMIPAQAPVVNGKELKEDWPF
- a CDS encoding aldo/keto reductase family protein (predicted oxidoreductases (related to aryl-alcohol dehydrogenases)), encoding MASTNVNIIFGAMTVGQADVFQRHGHSDIDTSRAYGNGTSESLLGESRWQERNLRIHTKVYPTANYGAIPDAYTLGAEDLRRALNRSLEALKTDSVDLWYLHAPDRNTPLEVSMQEVDKLHREGKFKRLGISNFMSWEVAQMCEICGRHGWIRPSVYQGIYNPLHRAIEAELLPCLRHYNIALYGFQPLAGGLLTGRYNLETTSFDAGARYDPNNKQSSTMNDRYWNKTTFAALEIIQAAAQKHGLTVAECAYRWLVHHSVLDKKHGDALIIGASSVKQLEGNLADSEKGPLPEDVVQAMEQAWQLIQEPIRKYWH
- a CDS encoding uncharacterized protein (predicted protein), producing MLSSPCLPLRGSLSSSTSSSSAFLSTAFGIWITRTGHVPINRPGSITGSPFCVRCRSLHTLSHKKPSLTSIPPTTVNIFSDVIIICLPISQVLRIRMPFKQKLGVMSIFLLGILVVITSIIRAIFAWQNKQMITCTVSMIETAIAIIANSLPVLRTLFFGSKSRSGTYYNNSSRAYELSHSNGPAKQGPLNKVTASVASNVVTDGHGTPTGLSRHDSEDELVKDAACPPVDDHAGISVTTEYHVFHGRYSSPSVNGR
- a CDS encoding uncharacterized protein (predicted protein) yields the protein MSANAESGPAIAPAGVALTQVAQDIEAAGVTLSCDSSNPTLDCLREVDVYSIQTSYFNSTSNTWFSPIVDNITRFSDYKSRFAAGNYPKSLPLIVGNSDQEGKLFGMVYSSENTNFSQWINTFDADMAHVPDDELLAAYNASDYETVSLMSGASYGDARFFCPTDYLIDVRANEQPTWVYRWFGDYDNVIGIPGIGASHGSEVPFFHGGNECFSKLTDVTEAEQALADYMNNWFVAWIKNPSAGPGWDQAKPTNGPLAKLGVPGNELAIEIGSTGDYNARCQSVFNPNIPKYPVVQNPVTLAESS
- a CDS encoding uncharacterized protein (carboxylesterase type B): MGVIWDLLERAACLAVTAVALLEGRAGATFQGTPSVLTEQGLVKGFVENGTNVFLGIPFAQSTAGENRWKAPQSLGKSATAEFDATSYGPSCAQAMSGSAIVAQGEDCLNLNIWTPQNGSNLPVFVYIYGGAMVTGGNSNAQWQGYNFARKDVIYVNVNYRESIYASPYAPELEGQSQNFGILDVEMALQWVYDNIRGGHSSGAVHVSNSQILRFQWPFDAEDCPGG